A single region of the Silene latifolia isolate original U9 population chromosome 8, ASM4854445v1, whole genome shotgun sequence genome encodes:
- the LOC141595799 gene encoding protein BIG GRAIN 1-like B has product MENMNSSYSNLISPQQNKPSSNMSTFQTTATTTTTIPFHNNINHKRRAKTPSFSSILLDAIYRSIDDTYTDTDSTPKTATTTTTIYSNNNDDAIDYDYTHASKQRRSKMRSDSNTLETINLRHAIMIDSWIDKQSPPTPPQPRPQQQQQPKGYYQHQNANHNKIKFVRQNSVPYRSSNYVGSSSTSSSSSCFTHPKRETPSRIFNKTKLKALKIYSDLKKSKQQRQQQPVSPGARIVAFLNSIFRNAAVAQPRRSPENPPLTTMSTSTCSSASSFTRSCMSKTTISTEKSNRSVRFYPVNTFIIEDDDTKSLCRKDNLHNVDDRKLLVSSTKAAFDHQQHNKKLKKENEIESMITKINRNRSHSNNHDHNYKELLSFEMCSDEELMKLDDDNDDEDDESCASSDLFELENLSSIGVSTFSEELPVYGTTSLKKLIS; this is encoded by the coding sequence ATGGAAAATATGAATTCTTCCTATTCTAATCTCATTTCACCACAACAAAATAAACCATCATCCAATATGTCTACTTTCCAAACAACAGCTACTACTACCACAACCATTCCTTTTCACAATAACATTAACCATAAACGAAGGGCTAAAACCCCTTCCTTCTCCTCCATCCTCCTCGATGCCATTTATCGGTCCATCGACGACACTTACACTGACACCGACTCCACACCTAAAACCGCAACTACAACCACAACCATTTATAGCAATAACAATGATGATGCTATTGATTACGATTACACACATGCATCCAAACAAAGGAGGAGCAAAATGCGAAGCGATAGTAATACCTTGGAAACTATCAATCTTCGTCACGCTATTATGATCGATTCCTGGATCGATAAACAATCACCGCCAACACCACCGCAACCacgaccacaacaacaacaacaaccgaaAGGTTATTATCAACATCAAAATGCGAATCATAACAAAATCAAATTCGTTCGTCAGAATTCGGTACCTTATCGATCAAGTAATTACGTAGGTTCATCGTCCACGTCATCGTCTTCTTCGTGTTTCACGCATCCGAAACGTGAAACACCGTCGAGAATTTTCAACAAAACGAAATTGAAAGCGTTGAAGATTTACAGTGACCTAAAGAAATCCAAGCAACAGCGACAACAACAGCCGGTATCTCCCGGCGCACGAATCGTGGCGTTTCTGAATTCGATTTTCAGAAACGCTGCTGTCGCTCAGCCGAGAAGGTCACCGGAGAATCCGCCATTAACGACGATGTCGACGTCCACTTGTTCGTCAGCATCGTCGTTTACGAGGTCATGTATGAGTAAAACTACGATATCGACTGAGAAATCGAATCGTTCAGTTAGGTTTTACCCGGTGAATACCTTTATCATCGAAGACGACGATACTAAGTCGTTGTGTAGAAAAGATAACCTACACAATGTTGATGATCGAAAGCTGCTCGTCTCGTCGACAAAAGCAGCTTTCGATCATCAACAACATAATAAGAAGCTAAAGAAAGAAAATGAAATTGAGTCAATGATAACGAAGATCAACCGAAACCGAAGCCATAGTAATAACCATGATCATAATTACAAAGAATTGTTGAGCTTTGAGATGTGTTCAGATGAAGAATTGATGAAACTAGATGACGACAATGATGACGAAGACGACGAAAGTTGTGCAAGTTCTGATCTATTTGAGTTGGAGAATTTGAGTTCGATTGGTGTTAGTACCTTCAGCGAGGAGTTGCCAGTGTATGGCACCACTAGTTTGAAGAAGTTAATTTCTTAA
- the LOC141597162 gene encoding protein Brevis radix-like 4 isoform X1, producing the protein MTKPHFGRKEHIMLTCIAKPKQGNNNNNNGNGNSVNHRNNHHQLDDLDALNTPTSKQAAKTFGSQIKGIALKASGAYKCNNNPCSHPTSGTISGGVTGQTGKYAESENGSISEKSKPAWTYRRTMSQNSSSSAAGTPRWGKELEARLKGLSVGGDVTPAISASASCRRVDPVVLVEESEPKEWVAQVEPGVLITFVSLPRGGNDLKRIRFSRDTFNQWQAQKWWTENYEKVMELYNVQRLSRNAFPLPAPPRSEDENSKMDSIGDSPVTPPLTKESLPRNLYRGTGMGYSSSDSFEHHSKQSRQLNESSGLASTPTHSNISGVTGKTETSSMDESLRSTSSRDADRSGELSISNASDMETEWVEEDEPGVYITIRALPGGRRELRRVRFSREKFGEMHARVWWEENRGRIHEQYL; encoded by the exons ATGACTAAACCTCACTTTGGAAGGAAGGAGCACATAATGCTGACCTGCATAGCTAAACCAAAGCAagggaacaataataataacaacggtAACGGTAATTCAGTTAATCATCGTAATAATCACCATCAACTCGATGATCTTGATGCTCTTAATACTCCCACCAGTAAACAAGCCGCCAAAACTTTCGGCTCTCAG ATAAAAGGGATAGCACTAAAGGCATCCGGAGCCTACAAATGTAACAACAACCCATGTTCACATCCGACTTCCGGGACGATCTCGGGCGGGGTAACGGGTCAAACCGGGAAGTACGCCGAGTCAGAAAACGGGTCCATTTCGGAGAAGTCAAAGCCGGCGTGGACGTACCGGAGGACAATGAGTCAGAATTCGTCGTCTTCAGCGGCAGGGACGCCGAGGTGGGGGAAGGAGTTGGAAGCGAGACTTAAAGGGTTGTCCGTTGGCGGCGACGTGACGCCGGCTATATCGGCGTCAGCGAGTTGCCGTAGAGTTGACCCGGTGGTGTTGGTTGAGGAGAGTGAGCCCAAGGAGTGGGTTGCACAGGTTGAACCAGGGGTGTTGATCACTTTTGTGTCTTTGCCACGTGGCGGAAACGATCTCAAGCGTATTCGTTTCAG CCGAGATACGTTTAACCAATGGCAAGCTCAAAAATGGTGGACAGAAAACTATGAGAAGGTCATGGAATTATACAATGTCCAAAGACTAAGCCGGAATGCATTTCCGCTTCCTGCTCCACCAAGATCTGAAGATGAG AACTCAAAGATGGATTCAATTGGTGACAGCCCAGTTACTCCGCCACTAACTAAAGAAAGTCTACCTCGCAACCTCTACAGAGGAACTGGAATGGGCTACTCATCCTCGGACTCTTTCGAGCATCACTCTAAACAATCACGTCAACTTAATGAATCAAGCGGTCTTGCCTCGACACCCACACACTCGAACATAAGTGGAGTCACTGGTAAGACCGAAACATCATCAATGGATGAATCGCTAAGGTCAACGTCTTCTAGGGATGCTGATCGATCAGGGGAATTGTCTATCAGTAATGCCAGTGACATGGAAACGGAATGGGTTGAAGAGGATGAACCTGGGGTTTACATCACTATTAGAGCCTTGCCTGGAGGTAGACGTGAGCTAAGGCGCGTCAGATTCAG TCGGGAAAAATTTGGTGAGATGCATGCTCGAGTTTGGTGGGAAGAGAATAGAGGTAGGATACACGAACAATACTTGTGA
- the LOC141597162 gene encoding protein Brevis radix-like 4 isoform X2: protein MLTCIAKPKQGNNNNNNGNGNSVNHRNNHHQLDDLDALNTPTSKQAAKTFGSQIKGIALKASGAYKCNNNPCSHPTSGTISGGVTGQTGKYAESENGSISEKSKPAWTYRRTMSQNSSSSAAGTPRWGKELEARLKGLSVGGDVTPAISASASCRRVDPVVLVEESEPKEWVAQVEPGVLITFVSLPRGGNDLKRIRFSRDTFNQWQAQKWWTENYEKVMELYNVQRLSRNAFPLPAPPRSEDENSKMDSIGDSPVTPPLTKESLPRNLYRGTGMGYSSSDSFEHHSKQSRQLNESSGLASTPTHSNISGVTGKTETSSMDESLRSTSSRDADRSGELSISNASDMETEWVEEDEPGVYITIRALPGGRRELRRVRFSREKFGEMHARVWWEENRGRIHEQYL from the exons ATGCTGACCTGCATAGCTAAACCAAAGCAagggaacaataataataacaacggtAACGGTAATTCAGTTAATCATCGTAATAATCACCATCAACTCGATGATCTTGATGCTCTTAATACTCCCACCAGTAAACAAGCCGCCAAAACTTTCGGCTCTCAG ATAAAAGGGATAGCACTAAAGGCATCCGGAGCCTACAAATGTAACAACAACCCATGTTCACATCCGACTTCCGGGACGATCTCGGGCGGGGTAACGGGTCAAACCGGGAAGTACGCCGAGTCAGAAAACGGGTCCATTTCGGAGAAGTCAAAGCCGGCGTGGACGTACCGGAGGACAATGAGTCAGAATTCGTCGTCTTCAGCGGCAGGGACGCCGAGGTGGGGGAAGGAGTTGGAAGCGAGACTTAAAGGGTTGTCCGTTGGCGGCGACGTGACGCCGGCTATATCGGCGTCAGCGAGTTGCCGTAGAGTTGACCCGGTGGTGTTGGTTGAGGAGAGTGAGCCCAAGGAGTGGGTTGCACAGGTTGAACCAGGGGTGTTGATCACTTTTGTGTCTTTGCCACGTGGCGGAAACGATCTCAAGCGTATTCGTTTCAG CCGAGATACGTTTAACCAATGGCAAGCTCAAAAATGGTGGACAGAAAACTATGAGAAGGTCATGGAATTATACAATGTCCAAAGACTAAGCCGGAATGCATTTCCGCTTCCTGCTCCACCAAGATCTGAAGATGAG AACTCAAAGATGGATTCAATTGGTGACAGCCCAGTTACTCCGCCACTAACTAAAGAAAGTCTACCTCGCAACCTCTACAGAGGAACTGGAATGGGCTACTCATCCTCGGACTCTTTCGAGCATCACTCTAAACAATCACGTCAACTTAATGAATCAAGCGGTCTTGCCTCGACACCCACACACTCGAACATAAGTGGAGTCACTGGTAAGACCGAAACATCATCAATGGATGAATCGCTAAGGTCAACGTCTTCTAGGGATGCTGATCGATCAGGGGAATTGTCTATCAGTAATGCCAGTGACATGGAAACGGAATGGGTTGAAGAGGATGAACCTGGGGTTTACATCACTATTAGAGCCTTGCCTGGAGGTAGACGTGAGCTAAGGCGCGTCAGATTCAG TCGGGAAAAATTTGGTGAGATGCATGCTCGAGTTTGGTGGGAAGAGAATAGAGGTAGGATACACGAACAATACTTGTGA